A section of the Triticum dicoccoides isolate Atlit2015 ecotype Zavitan chromosome 7A, WEW_v2.0, whole genome shotgun sequence genome encodes:
- the LOC119327893 gene encoding probable L-type lectin-domain containing receptor kinase S.5, translating into MTMPNTNSMFSFSCIVVLALGSRTCSCLQFTYPNFNAIKMDDFTFSPGSTIADGALQITPSTGNMRHRSGRLVYARETLKLWNNKRMAPTSFRTDFLLNILPGQNGAGEGMAFVLTNNPSLPNKSSGQWLGICNATTDGTKTDPVVAVEFDTRRSYEDDLDANHIGIDIDSIKSIRQYPLSNVSIILSSGSDVWVYQGDIYIDLSQFLQDKIYLVFAGSTGNFTQLNQIKAWNFTMIDE; encoded by the exons ATGACAATGCCCAATACCAATAGCATGTTCAGCTTTTCCTGTATTGTCGTCCTAGCCCTAGGCAGTAGAACCTGTAGTTGCTTGCAGTTTACTTATCCCAACTTCAACGCAATCAAGATGGATGATTTCACCTTCAGCCCAGGCTCAACAATTGCAGATGGTGCCTTGCAGATCACCCCAAGTACCGGAAACATGCGCCACCGGTCGGGGAGACTGGTTTATGCAAGGGAAACCCTCAAGCTGTGGAACAACAAGCGCATGGCGCCCACCTCGTTCAGGACAGATTTCCTGCTCAACATCCTCCCCGGTCAGAATGGGGCTGGAGAAGGTATGGCATTTGTTCTCACAAACAATCCATCGTTGCCCAACAAAAGCAGTGGCCAATGGCTTGGCATATGTAATGCCACGACAGATGGCACAAAGACGGATCCAGTAGTAGCTGTCGAGTTTGACACGAGGAGGAGCTATGAGGATGACCTTGACGCCAACCATATCGGCATCGACATCGACAGCATCAAATCTATTCGGCAGTACCCGCTTAGTAATGTTTCCATCATCCTCTCAAGTGGGTCTGATGTATGG GTGTACCAAGGAGATATCTACATTGATCTATCACAGTTTCTGCAGGACAAGATATATCTGGTATTTGCAGGTTCCACTGGCAACTTCACCCAACTGAACCAGATAAAGGCGTGGAACTTCACCATGATAGATGAATAA